A window from Rhizobium sp. BG4 encodes these proteins:
- the argE gene encoding acetylornithine deacetylase → MTADVQEILAGLIGFPSVVGTPNAAIVSYVRDYLQAFGASVHVLPGPEGDRSNLYASFGPVERPGLILSGHMDVVPAEGRTWSSDPFTLRVEQNRLYGRGTSDMKGFLAAAMSIVPEIAAMRLDRPLHFAFSYDEEAGCRGVPHMIAAIPSLCALPSGCIVGEPSGMAPILSHKGKAAARISIRGTAGHSSRPDLGRNAIHALASVLSEAVRQSERLEQADQNMFFAPPYSTLQAGIVSGGVALNVIPEHARLDIEVRAVPGIEPSALLQPVLAAACEIEATGFEVATETISDYPGMALPVDSPLAALVGDASGVAAVPAVSYGTEAGLFERAGIPAIICGPGDIARAHKADEFILTSELEDCRRMLLNVAASLQG, encoded by the coding sequence ATGACGGCGGATGTGCAGGAGATATTGGCCGGGTTGATCGGTTTTCCGTCGGTCGTCGGCACACCCAATGCGGCAATCGTTTCCTATGTCAGGGACTATCTTCAGGCCTTCGGCGCGAGCGTGCATGTCCTTCCCGGACCGGAAGGTGACCGGTCCAACCTGTACGCCAGTTTCGGCCCTGTGGAGCGGCCGGGACTGATCCTGTCGGGCCATATGGACGTCGTTCCGGCAGAAGGTCGGACATGGTCGTCCGATCCCTTCACGCTCCGCGTCGAGCAAAACCGTCTATACGGACGGGGAACGAGCGACATGAAAGGATTTCTCGCGGCAGCGATGTCGATCGTGCCCGAAATAGCCGCCATGCGCCTCGACCGCCCGCTGCATTTCGCCTTCTCTTACGATGAGGAAGCGGGCTGCCGTGGCGTGCCGCATATGATCGCCGCGATACCGTCGCTCTGCGCCTTGCCGTCCGGCTGCATCGTCGGCGAACCGAGCGGTATGGCGCCGATCCTTTCGCATAAGGGCAAGGCGGCGGCGCGCATCTCGATCAGGGGAACGGCAGGCCATTCCTCGCGCCCCGATCTCGGCCGTAATGCGATCCACGCGCTCGCCAGCGTGTTGTCGGAGGCCGTCCGGCAATCGGAGCGGCTGGAACAGGCCGATCAGAACATGTTCTTCGCGCCGCCTTATTCGACACTTCAGGCTGGAATCGTCAGCGGCGGCGTGGCGCTCAACGTCATCCCGGAACATGCGCGGCTCGACATCGAGGTACGCGCCGTACCGGGCATCGAACCCTCCGCGCTTTTACAGCCTGTGCTGGCCGCGGCATGCGAGATCGAGGCGACGGGCTTCGAGGTAGCAACGGAAACGATCTCCGATTATCCGGGCATGGCGCTCCCGGTAGATAGCCCACTCGCCGCGTTGGTCGGCGATGCCTCAGGCGTGGCAGCCGTCCCGGCGGTGAGCTACGGAACCGAGGCCGGCCTCTTCGAGCGCGCCGGCATTCCCGCAATCATCTGCGGCCCCGGCGACATCGCCCGCGCTCATAAGGCCGACGAATTCATTCTGACGTCGGAACTCGAAGACTGCCGCCGCATGCTTCTCAACGTCGCCGCCAGCCTGCAGGGCTGA
- a CDS encoding FadR/GntR family transcriptional regulator → MKANVGDRPVIRPLPAIDRARQVTEALAHYVEDAKLKAGDRLPAERELMSALAVGRSTIREAIRHFQALGVIETRKGSGTYLLKPVSKATIHVPLSFEGANLRDALLQTLEVRRGIECEAAMVAARKRTAEDVVNIETKLNEMERVHIAKGTSGPEDLAFHMAVYDATHNPMFGQLLEQMRETFVRFWSHPFDRQDFARRSFPFHRTLFNAIAAQDPEAARCETLKILDVVEEDIKEMSK, encoded by the coding sequence ATGAAGGCAAATGTGGGCGACAGGCCGGTAATCCGGCCGCTTCCGGCGATCGATCGTGCGCGTCAGGTGACCGAGGCGCTGGCGCATTACGTCGAGGATGCAAAGCTGAAGGCGGGCGACCGGCTTCCGGCCGAGCGCGAGCTGATGTCCGCCCTTGCCGTCGGACGTTCGACCATTCGCGAAGCCATCCGCCACTTCCAGGCGCTCGGTGTCATCGAGACCCGGAAGGGCAGCGGAACCTATCTACTGAAACCGGTTTCGAAGGCGACCATTCACGTTCCGCTCTCGTTCGAGGGCGCCAATCTGCGCGATGCCTTGCTGCAGACGCTGGAAGTGCGCCGCGGCATCGAGTGCGAGGCGGCAATGGTCGCGGCCCGCAAGCGCACGGCCGAGGATGTCGTCAACATCGAGACGAAGCTCAACGAGATGGAGCGCGTCCATATCGCCAAGGGCACATCGGGCCCTGAGGACCTCGCCTTCCACATGGCGGTCTACGATGCCACGCATAATCCGATGTTCGGCCAGCTTCTGGAACAGATGCGCGAGACCTTCGTGCGCTTCTGGTCGCATCCTTTCGACCGGCAGGACTTTGCCCGCCGCTCGTTTCCCTTTCACCGTACGCTTTTCAACGCGATCGCCGCTCAGGACCCCGAAGCGGCGCGCTGCGAAACATTGAAGATCCTCGACGTCGTCGAGGAAGACATCAAGGAAATGTCCAAATGA
- a CDS encoding PLP-dependent transferase, which translates to MTDGSEPFDFASLITAHDDGNFAEAVVPPIFQTSLFTFSGYDDMIASYRGEKVRPIYTRGLNPTVRMFEEMLAKLEGAEDALGFASGMAAISSAVLSFVEPGDRIVAVKHVYPDAFRLFGTILKRMKVEVTYVDGRDEEEVAKALPGAKVFYMESPTSWVMEAHDVGALAALAKKHGVVTMIDNSWASPIFQRPITLGVDIVIHSASKYLGGHSDVVAGVVAGSKEMIARIKAEAYPYLGGKLSPFDAWLLIRGLRTLPIRMKAHQTAAMTVAQRLQALDCVEQVCHPGLANRLPSGLNGTSGLFSFIFREGVDIRTFADHLKLFKLGVSWGGHESLIVPGEVVLQQKAQPNSAHAFGIHPRSVRLHVGLEGTEALWTDIEEAIAAAS; encoded by the coding sequence ATGACTGACGGCTCCGAACCGTTCGATTTCGCTTCGCTGATCACCGCTCATGACGACGGCAATTTCGCCGAGGCCGTGGTGCCGCCGATCTTCCAGACGTCGCTGTTCACCTTCTCCGGCTACGACGACATGATCGCCTCCTATCGCGGCGAGAAGGTGCGGCCGATCTATACGCGCGGCCTCAACCCGACGGTGCGCATGTTCGAGGAGATGCTGGCGAAGCTCGAAGGCGCCGAAGACGCGCTCGGTTTTGCAAGCGGCATGGCGGCGATCTCGTCCGCCGTCCTGAGCTTCGTCGAGCCGGGCGATCGCATCGTCGCCGTCAAGCATGTCTATCCCGATGCCTTCCGCCTGTTCGGCACCATCCTGAAGCGCATGAAGGTCGAGGTCACCTATGTCGACGGCCGCGACGAGGAGGAAGTCGCCAAGGCACTTCCGGGCGCCAAGGTCTTCTACATGGAAAGCCCGACGAGCTGGGTGATGGAAGCCCATGATGTCGGCGCACTGGCGGCTCTTGCCAAGAAGCATGGCGTCGTCACGATGATCGACAACAGCTGGGCAAGCCCGATCTTCCAGCGGCCGATCACGCTGGGCGTCGATATCGTCATCCATTCGGCTTCGAAATATCTGGGCGGCCATAGCGATGTCGTCGCCGGCGTCGTTGCCGGTTCGAAGGAGATGATCGCTCGCATCAAGGCCGAGGCCTATCCCTATCTCGGCGGCAAGCTTTCGCCCTTCGATGCCTGGCTGTTGATCCGCGGCCTGCGCACCCTGCCGATCCGCATGAAGGCCCACCAGACGGCGGCGATGACGGTTGCCCAGCGCCTGCAGGCGCTCGATTGCGTCGAGCAGGTCTGCCATCCGGGCCTCGCCAACCGCCTGCCTTCGGGCCTCAACGGCACGTCGGGCCTCTTCTCCTTCATCTTCCGCGAAGGCGTGGACATCCGCACCTTCGCCGATCACCTCAAGCTCTTCAAACTGGGCGTGAGCTGGGGTGGACATGAAAGCTTGATCGTACCGGGCGAGGTCGTGCTTCAGCAGAAGGCACAGCCGAATTCCGCGCATGCCTTTGGCATTCATCCGCGGTCCGTACGCCTCCATGTCGGCCTCGAAGGAACCGAGGCCCTGTGGACGGATATCGAAGAGGCGATCGCCGCCGCTTCGTGA
- a CDS encoding sugar ABC transporter substrate-binding protein has protein sequence MKRLITATLFATMMAGTAFADTTLKLVEVITSPERTETLKSIVGKFEAANPGTKVEIISLPWNEAFQKFATMVSAGDTPDVMEMPDTWLSLYGNNGMLESLEPYLAKWEHTKDLTPRALELGRDVKNTAYMLPYGFYLRAMFYNKKLLAEAGVKEPPKTMEEFTKASEAVSKISGKYGYCMRGGPGGLNGWMIFAASMAGSNKYFNDDGTSTMNSEGWAKGLEWMVDLYKKGYAPKDSVNWGFNEVVAGFYSGTCAFLDQDPDALIAIAERMKAEDFGVIPLPKGPDGKSFPTIGYAGWSMFTTSQNKDLSWKLIETLESPDGNIEWNKKIGALPAYTAAEKDPFYAGDQFKGWFQELADKDTVPTVMPTYLEEFAFFKDSLAIKTSQQALLGDISPKDLADQWADYLTKAQQKHLAK, from the coding sequence ATGAAAAGACTTATAACCGCTACGCTCTTCGCCACCATGATGGCAGGAACGGCCTTCGCCGACACGACGCTGAAACTCGTCGAAGTCATCACCAGCCCGGAGCGCACCGAGACGCTGAAGTCGATCGTCGGCAAGTTCGAAGCCGCCAATCCGGGCACCAAGGTCGAGATCATCTCGCTGCCCTGGAACGAAGCCTTCCAGAAGTTCGCAACCATGGTTTCGGCCGGCGATACGCCTGACGTCATGGAAATGCCGGACACCTGGCTGTCGCTCTACGGCAATAACGGCATGCTCGAAAGCCTCGAGCCCTATCTCGCCAAGTGGGAACACACCAAGGACCTGACACCCCGCGCCCTCGAACTCGGCCGCGACGTCAAGAACACCGCATACATGCTGCCCTATGGCTTCTATCTGCGCGCCATGTTCTACAACAAGAAGCTGCTCGCCGAAGCCGGCGTCAAGGAACCGCCGAAGACGATGGAGGAGTTCACCAAGGCTTCCGAAGCCGTCTCCAAGATCTCCGGCAAGTACGGCTACTGCATGCGCGGCGGCCCGGGCGGCCTGAACGGCTGGATGATCTTCGCCGCCTCGATGGCCGGCTCCAACAAGTATTTCAACGACGACGGCACCTCGACCATGAACAGCGAAGGCTGGGCCAAGGGTCTGGAATGGATGGTCGATCTCTACAAGAAGGGCTATGCGCCGAAGGATAGCGTCAACTGGGGCTTCAACGAAGTCGTGGCCGGCTTCTACTCCGGCACCTGCGCCTTCCTCGACCAGGATCCGGACGCGCTCATCGCCATTGCCGAGCGCATGAAGGCCGAAGACTTCGGCGTCATCCCGCTGCCGAAGGGCCCGGATGGCAAGTCCTTCCCGACCATCGGCTATGCCGGCTGGTCGATGTTCACGACGAGCCAGAACAAGGATCTGTCCTGGAAGCTGATCGAAACCCTCGAAAGCCCGGATGGTAACATCGAGTGGAACAAGAAGATCGGCGCTCTGCCGGCCTATACGGCAGCCGAGAAGGATCCGTTCTACGCCGGTGACCAGTTCAAGGGCTGGTTCCAGGAACTCGCCGACAAGGACACCGTCCCGACCGTGATGCCGACCTACCTCGAAGAATTCGCCTTCTTCAAGGACTCGCTGGCGATCAAGACCTCGCAGCAGGCCCTCCTCGGCGACATCTCGCCGAAGGACCTTGCCGACCAGTGGGCTGATTACCTGACCAAGGCTCAGCAGAAGCATCTGGCGAAGTAA
- a CDS encoding sugar ABC transporter permease produces MTMTADTLDRRRDRRPWLKRLADASEPYLYSAPSLILIIGVMMVPLVIGISYAFRDIQLLNPFSGGFIGLEHFRDLSKDAAFYGALKNTLWWTGASVILQFVFGLILALLLDKPFWGRGIVQALVFLPWAVPSFLAGLNWAWLFNPVIGPIPHWLYAMGLMSEPGNILSDPQYAMWGPIIANVWWGIPFFAITLLAALQAIPRDLYEAASIDGAGWFQRFGSITLPFLAPTIAITVLLRTVWISNFADLIVVMTGGGPADRTQIVASYIFTQAFKRLDFGYASAIALVLLALLLAYSMLIILLRQTLLNKD; encoded by the coding sequence ATGACTATGACCGCCGATACGCTCGATAGGCGCCGCGACCGCAGGCCGTGGCTGAAGCGTCTCGCCGATGCCTCGGAACCCTATCTCTATAGCGCCCCTTCGCTGATCCTCATCATCGGCGTGATGATGGTGCCGCTGGTGATCGGGATCTCCTATGCGTTCCGCGACATCCAGCTCCTCAATCCGTTCTCCGGCGGCTTCATCGGGCTCGAGCATTTCCGCGACCTTTCCAAGGACGCCGCCTTCTACGGCGCGCTCAAGAATACGCTGTGGTGGACCGGTGCTTCCGTCATCCTGCAGTTCGTCTTCGGCCTGATCCTCGCCTTGCTGCTCGACAAGCCGTTCTGGGGCAGGGGCATCGTCCAGGCGCTGGTCTTCCTCCCCTGGGCTGTGCCGTCCTTCCTCGCCGGCCTCAACTGGGCCTGGCTCTTCAATCCGGTCATCGGCCCGATCCCGCACTGGCTCTATGCGATGGGCCTGATGAGCGAGCCGGGCAATATCCTCTCCGACCCGCAATATGCGATGTGGGGGCCGATCATCGCCAATGTCTGGTGGGGCATTCCGTTCTTCGCGATCACGCTGCTTGCCGCCCTTCAGGCGATCCCGCGCGATCTCTACGAGGCCGCCTCGATCGATGGCGCCGGCTGGTTCCAGCGTTTCGGCTCGATCACGCTACCGTTCCTGGCGCCGACGATCGCCATCACCGTGCTGCTGCGCACCGTCTGGATCTCGAATTTCGCCGACCTGATCGTCGTCATGACCGGCGGCGGCCCGGCGGACCGCACCCAGATCGTCGCGAGCTACATCTTCACCCAGGCCTTCAAGCGGCTGGATTTCGGCTATGCCTCAGCGATCGCGCTCGTCCTGCTCGCGCTTCTACTTGCCTATTCCATGCTGATCATCCTGCTGCGGCAGACCCTGCTGAACAAGGATTGA
- a CDS encoding carbohydrate ABC transporter permease produces MKRSVIPTIAHRLAILCYILFALFPLFWLLKVSVTPNDLLYSEGVRMWPSRTTWEHYSFVLQHSAFPTFFKNSLIVSASTAITVTICASLSGYALSRFNFRAKYWIVALMLLTQMFPLVMLVAPIFKILTPLHLTNSLTGLVIVYTAFNVPFATFLMQSFFDGIPKDLEEAAMIDGATQFTAFRQIILPLTLPGIAATLGFVFTAAWSELLFALMLINGNDAATFPVGLLTFVSKFSVDFGQMMAAGVMALIPAGLFFLLIQRYLVQGLTAGAVKG; encoded by the coding sequence ATGAAGCGATCCGTCATCCCCACTATCGCGCATCGTCTGGCAATCCTTTGCTACATCCTCTTTGCGCTCTTCCCGCTTTTCTGGCTGCTGAAGGTTTCGGTGACGCCGAATGATCTTCTCTATTCCGAGGGCGTTCGCATGTGGCCGTCGCGCACGACCTGGGAGCACTATTCCTTCGTCCTGCAGCACAGCGCTTTTCCGACCTTCTTCAAGAACAGCCTGATCGTGTCGGCCTCGACGGCGATCACGGTTACGATCTGCGCTTCGCTCTCAGGCTATGCGCTGTCGCGCTTCAACTTCCGGGCCAAATACTGGATCGTGGCGCTGATGCTGCTGACCCAGATGTTCCCGCTCGTCATGCTCGTCGCGCCGATCTTCAAGATCCTGACGCCGCTGCATCTGACGAACAGCCTGACGGGTCTGGTGATCGTTTACACCGCCTTCAACGTGCCCTTCGCCACCTTCCTGATGCAGTCCTTCTTCGACGGCATTCCGAAGGATCTGGAGGAGGCGGCGATGATCGACGGCGCGACGCAGTTCACGGCGTTTCGGCAGATCATCCTGCCGCTGACGCTGCCCGGCATAGCGGCCACGCTCGGCTTCGTCTTCACCGCGGCATGGAGCGAGCTGCTCTTCGCGCTGATGCTGATCAACGGCAATGATGCGGCGACTTTCCCGGTCGGGCTTCTCACCTTCGTTTCGAAATTCTCCGTGGATTTCGGGCAGATGATGGCGGCAGGCGTCATGGCGCTCATTCCGGCCGGTCTCTTCTTCCTGCTCATCCAACGTTATCTTGTGCAGGGCCTGACGGCCGGCGCGGTCAAGGGTTAA
- the ugpC gene encoding sn-glycerol-3-phosphate ABC transporter ATP-binding protein UgpC: MASIDIQNVKKAYGHVQVLHDVDLKIGDGEFVVLVGPSGCGKSTLLRMIAGLEDISGGEIRIGGNRVNELHPKDRDIAMVFQSYALYPHMNVAGNMSYSLKLRKTAKEKIASAVGSAASKLGLDPLLERRPKALSGGQRQRVAMGRAIVRQPKAFLFDEPLSNLDARLREQMRAEIKKLHGDLKATSIYVTHDQIEAMTLADRIVAMHGGVVQQVGSPLELYDRPANLFVAGFIGSPGMNFLDATYENGGVKLKDSTIVPLSAPLSVANGAKVTLGIRPEHVVMSSDGNGMSADVELIEPTGFGIILHLSLHGLPFKVFTLNREALSAGPKVNVTFPAQHLHVFDEAGNRAS, from the coding sequence ATGGCATCGATCGATATCCAGAACGTCAAGAAGGCCTATGGCCACGTGCAGGTCCTGCACGATGTCGACCTCAAGATCGGCGACGGCGAATTCGTCGTCCTCGTCGGCCCATCCGGCTGCGGCAAGTCCACGCTGCTGCGCATGATCGCCGGCCTCGAGGACATTTCCGGCGGTGAAATCCGCATCGGCGGCAATCGCGTCAACGAGCTGCATCCGAAGGACCGCGACATCGCCATGGTGTTCCAGTCCTACGCGCTTTACCCGCACATGAACGTCGCGGGCAACATGAGCTACAGCCTGAAGCTCCGGAAGACGGCCAAGGAGAAAATCGCCAGCGCCGTGGGTTCGGCCGCGTCGAAGCTCGGCCTCGATCCGCTGCTGGAGCGCCGCCCAAAGGCATTGTCCGGCGGCCAGCGCCAGCGCGTCGCCATGGGCCGCGCAATCGTGCGCCAGCCGAAGGCCTTCCTGTTCGACGAACCGCTGTCGAACCTCGACGCGCGCCTGCGCGAACAGATGCGCGCCGAAATCAAGAAGCTGCATGGCGATCTGAAGGCAACCTCAATCTACGTCACCCACGACCAGATCGAAGCGATGACGCTCGCCGACCGCATCGTCGCCATGCATGGCGGCGTCGTGCAGCAGGTCGGCAGCCCGCTGGAACTTTACGACCGCCCAGCAAATCTGTTCGTCGCCGGCTTCATCGGCTCTCCGGGCATGAACTTCCTCGACGCGACCTATGAGAATGGCGGCGTGAAGCTGAAGGACAGCACGATCGTCCCGCTTTCTGCACCGCTATCCGTTGCCAACGGCGCAAAGGTCACGCTCGGCATCCGCCCCGAGCATGTCGTCATGTCATCCGATGGCAACGGCATGAGTGCCGATGTCGAACTCATCGAACCGACCGGCTTCGGCATCATCCTGCACCTGTCGCTGCACGGCCTGCCGTTCAAGGTCTTCACGCTGAACCGCGAGGCGCTCTCGGCCGGCCCGAAGGTCAACGTCACCTTCCCGGCGCAGCACCTGCATGTTTTCGACGAGGCAGGCAACCGGGCGAGCTAA
- a CDS encoding ABC-F family ATP-binding cassette domain-containing protein, with amino-acid sequence MIRIENISKQNSHRILYLEASAALNKGEKIGLVGPNGAGKTTLFRMITGDETPDEGQISVEKGMTVGYFNQDVGEMSGRSAVAEVMEGAGPVSEVAAELRDLEAAMSDPDRMDEMDAIIERYGEVQARYEELDGYALEGRAREVLDGLSFTQEMMDGDVGKLSGGWKMRVALARILLMRPDVMLLDEPSNHLDLESLIWLEDFLKNFDGALLMTSHDREFLNRIVTKIIEIDAGSLNSYSGDYAFYENQRAQNEKQQQAQFERQQAMLAKEIKFIERFKARASHAAQVQSRVKKLDKIERVEPPRRRQTVAFEFLPAPRSGEDVINIKNVHKKYGSRSIYEGLDFMVRRKERWCIMGVNGAGKSTLLKLVAGSTDPDQGSVALGASVKMGYFAQHAMDLLDGERTVLEWLEDSFPLAGQAPLRALAGCFGFSGDDVEKKCRVLSGGEKARLVMAKMLFDPPNLLVLDEPTNHLDLDTKEMLIKALADYEGTMLFVSHDRHFLAALSNRVLELTPDGIHQYGGGYTEYVERTGQEAPGLRS; translated from the coding sequence ATGATCCGCATCGAAAATATCAGCAAGCAGAACAGCCACCGCATTCTCTATCTCGAGGCATCCGCCGCGCTCAACAAGGGCGAGAAGATCGGCCTCGTCGGACCGAACGGCGCCGGCAAGACGACGCTGTTCCGCATGATCACCGGCGACGAGACGCCGGATGAAGGTCAGATCTCCGTCGAGAAGGGCATGACCGTCGGCTATTTCAACCAGGATGTCGGCGAGATGTCCGGCCGCAGCGCCGTTGCGGAAGTCATGGAAGGCGCCGGCCCCGTCAGCGAAGTCGCCGCCGAACTGCGCGATCTCGAAGCCGCCATGTCTGACCCCGACCGCATGGACGAGATGGACGCGATCATCGAGCGCTACGGCGAAGTGCAGGCCCGCTACGAAGAGCTCGACGGTTACGCGCTGGAAGGCCGCGCCCGCGAAGTGCTCGACGGTCTGAGCTTCACGCAGGAAATGATGGACGGCGATGTCGGCAAATTGTCCGGCGGCTGGAAGATGCGCGTGGCGCTCGCCCGCATCCTGCTGATGCGTCCCGACGTGATGCTGCTCGACGAACCGTCGAACCATCTCGACCTCGAAAGCCTGATCTGGCTCGAAGATTTCCTGAAGAATTTCGACGGCGCGCTGCTGATGACCTCGCACGACCGCGAATTCCTCAACCGCATCGTCACCAAGATCATCGAGATCGACGCCGGTTCGCTCAACAGCTACTCGGGCGACTACGCCTTCTACGAAAACCAGCGGGCGCAGAACGAGAAGCAGCAGCAGGCGCAGTTCGAGCGCCAGCAGGCGATGCTTGCCAAGGAAATCAAGTTCATCGAGCGCTTCAAGGCCCGCGCCTCGCATGCCGCGCAGGTACAGAGCCGCGTCAAGAAGCTCGACAAGATCGAACGCGTCGAGCCGCCGCGCCGCCGCCAGACGGTCGCCTTCGAATTCCTGCCGGCTCCGCGCTCGGGCGAAGACGTCATCAACATCAAGAACGTCCATAAGAAATACGGCAGCCGCAGCATCTACGAAGGCCTGGATTTCATGGTCCGCCGCAAGGAACGCTGGTGCATCATGGGCGTCAACGGCGCCGGCAAGTCGACGCTCCTGAAGCTCGTTGCCGGTTCGACTGACCCCGATCAGGGCAGCGTCGCGCTCGGCGCCAGCGTCAAGATGGGCTATTTCGCCCAGCACGCCATGGACCTGCTCGATGGCGAGCGCACCGTCCTCGAATGGCTGGAGGATTCCTTCCCGCTCGCCGGCCAGGCACCGCTTCGCGCGCTGGCCGGCTGCTTCGGCTTCTCGGGTGACGACGTCGAGAAGAAGTGCCGCGTTCTCTCCGGCGGCGAAAAGGCCCGCCTGGTCATGGCCAAGATGCTGTTCGACCCGCCGAACCTGCTCGTCCTCGACGAACCGACCAACCACCTCGACCTCGACACCAAGGAAATGCTGATCAAGGCGCTCGCCGATTACGAAGGCACCATGCTCTTCGTCTCGCACGACCGCCACTTCCTCGCAGCGCTTTCCAACCGCGTCCTGGAACTGACCCCTGACGGCATCCACCAGTATGGCGGCGGCTATACGGAATATGTCGAGCGCACCGGCCAGGAAGCGCCGGGTCTACGGAGCTAA